Proteins from one Aureimonas sp. SA4125 genomic window:
- a CDS encoding DUF2852 domain-containing protein has translation MSSHALIRPAWTPATIGLMVVGFMIYWPLGLAMIAYILWGERLESFRTDVNRSTDRFFGGLKRSGASMPFATPRTGNVAFDDWRETELARLDAERRRLMEASAEFEAYARELRRAKDQEEFDRFMSARRNTAAGPTGTTIDG, from the coding sequence ATGTCTTCGCACGCCTTGATTCGTCCAGCCTGGACACCGGCGACCATTGGTCTGATGGTGGTCGGCTTCATGATCTACTGGCCGCTTGGACTGGCCATGATCGCCTATATCCTCTGGGGTGAGCGCCTCGAGAGCTTCCGGACGGACGTCAATCGTTCGACCGACCGGTTCTTCGGCGGGCTGAAGCGCTCGGGCGCTTCCATGCCGTTTGCCACGCCCCGCACCGGAAACGTCGCTTTCGACGACTGGCGCGAGACGGAGCTTGCCCGGCTCGACGCCGAGCGGCGCCGGCTGATGGAGGCGAGCGCCGAGTTCGAGGCCTATGCGCGGGAACTGCGCCGGGCCAAGGACCAGGAGGAGTTCGACCGCTTCATGTCGGCCCGCCGCAACACTGCGGCTGGCCCGACCGGGACGACCATCGACGGTTGA